The following are from one region of the Lytechinus variegatus isolate NC3 chromosome 4, Lvar_3.0, whole genome shotgun sequence genome:
- the LOC121413089 gene encoding uncharacterized protein LOC121413089 → MSLLFQIERLDIEYINLSQRHSASHDLAQFVCQMRHLRELRLGGEEYASSFNDELYSTLSPLASSAKIERLDIKYIDLSQRQSASRDLAQFICKMPRLRELRLGDKDVGPSLHDEFYSTLSSLASSAKIERLDIKYIDLSQRQSASRDLAQFICKMPHLRELRLGDEDVGPTFNDEFYSTLSFLASSARIERLDIKYIDLSQRQSASRDLAQFICKMPRLRELRLGDKTSVPRFMTSSIQRYHP, encoded by the exons ATGTCACTATTATTCCAGATTGAGCGTCTTGATATCGAGTACATTAATCTCAGTCAACGTCATTCCGCATCACATGATCTGGCTCAGTTCGTTTGTCAGATGCGTCATCTCAGGGAACTTCGTCTCGGTGGTGAGGAGTACGCTTCCTCATTTAATGACGAGTTATATTCAACGTTATCACCATTAGCATCGTCTGCAAAG ATTGAGCGTCTTGATATCAAGTACATTGATCTCAGTCAACGTCAGTCCGCATCACGTGATCTGGCTCAGTTCATTTGTAAGATGCCTCGTCTCAGGGAACTTCGTCTCGGTGATAAAGACGTCGGTCCCTCGCTTCATGACGAGTTCTATTCAACGTTATCATCCTTAGCATCGTCTGCAAAG ATTGAGCGTCTTGATATCAAGTACATTGATCTCAGTCAACGTCAGTCCGCATCACGTGATCTGGCTCAGTTCATTTGTAAGATGCCTCATCTCAGGGAACTTCGTCTCGGTGATGAAGACGTAGGTCCCACATTTAATGACGAGTTCTATTCAACGTTATCATTCTTAGCATCGTCTGCAAGG ATTGAGCGTCTTGATATCAAGTACATTGATCTCAGTCAACGTCAGTCCGCATCACGTGATCTGGCTCAGTTCATTTGTAAGATGCCTCGTCTCAGGGAACTTCGTCTCGGTGATAAGACGTCGGTCCCTCGCTTCATGACAAGTTCTATTCAACGTTATCATCCTTAG
- the LOC121414377 gene encoding uncharacterized protein LOC121414377, with protein MNWLRWSSPRRGALSLSHRPSLKRPRTRRKQSILVDILKTPTGSLPDPKTLNNWVSEASSITMWSPTMAFDIGKYLESIDDIPLRRRLMSDYKDQKAYSYFASGWMEEIQYHPIDDKTIYCFLKTKCKPSQRVRDVPWNVWVAANKKTGEVLSAFCECFAGYSTTCNHVAALLFKVDFAWRNGLTNPSCTSRECTWSAFAGKQSVEPERLSEMTWRKPKFSRQASSDAAEGINPKVRRLFMPLSARSNESHSSLESITAALYPTFRDACAFQTVMAGKETASTTSAPEMSTEVEVESFLPRSLPSLAAQATSADEFLDCLPIYSANIVSSIEIATRGQSENQNWHEQRIGRVTGSLSHSVMTRGRKLSSNIEPKTVSLIKKITGQDSSEKFDLPSLKYGRELEPQAREKYARQKRSHHAGLIVEEGGLFVDQDKVFLAASPDGHVSCECCGKGLVEIKCPFSIAHNVPSV; from the exons ATGAACTGGTTGCGTTGGTCTTCGCCGCGAAGAGGTGCCCTGAGCTTGTCGCACCGCCCAAGTCTGAAGAGGCCAAGGACACGGAGAAAGCAAAGCATTTTGGTAGACATTTTAAAGACTCCGACAGGATCGCTgccagatccaaaaactttgaACAATTGGGTTTCGGAAGCCAGTTCCATTACCATGTGGTCGCCAACTATGGCGTTTGATATAGGAAAGTATTTGGAGTCAATCGATGACATTCCTCTTCGCAGAAGGCTGATGTCAGATTATAAAGACCAGAAGGCATACAGTTATTTTGCATCGGGATGGATGGAGGAAATCCAGTACCATCCTATTGATGATAAGACGATTTACTGTTTCTTGAAAACGAAATGTAAACCTTCCCAGAGAGTCAGGGATGTGCCGTGGAACGTGTGGGTTGCCGCCAACAAGAAGACGGGAGAAGTCCTAAGTGCATTTTGTGAATGTTTTGCAGg GTACAGCACAACCTGTAATCATGTCGCTGCACTTCTATTTAAGGTAGATTTTGCATGGCGGAACGGACTTACCAATCCATCTTGTACATCTCGGGAATGTACCTGGTCAGCATTTGCAGGTAAACAGTCGGTGGAACCAGAGCGTCTGTCAGAGATGACTTGGAGGAAGCCCAAGTTCTCAAGACAAG CCTCATCTGATGCAGCAGAGGGCATCAACCCAAAAGTGAGAAGACTCTTCATGCCACTGAGTGCACGCTCCAATGAGTCTCATTCCTCGCTGGAATCCATCACCGCAGCACTGTATCCCACCTTCAGAGACGCTTGCGCATTCCAGACGGTTATGGCTGGGAAGGAGACTGCATCTACCACTAGTGCACCAGAAATGTCTACTGAAGTAGAAGTAGAGTCGTTTTTACCACGATCCCTTCCATCCCTTGCAGCTCAAGCAACATCCGCTGATGAATTTCTAGACTGTTTGCCAATCTACTCCGCGAACATTGTTTCTTCAATAGAAATAGCAACAAGAGGACAGTCGGAAAATCAAAACTGGCATGAACAGCGAATCGGACGTGTGACTGGGTCACTTTCTCATTCTGTAATGACTAGAGGGCGCAAGTTGTCTTCAAATATCGAACCCAAGACGGTCAGTCTCATCAAGAAGATCACTGGTCAAGATTCTTCTGAAAAGTTTGACCTACCATCACTTAAGTATGGTAGGGAGCTAGAGCCACAGGCCAGAGAGAAATATGCCAGGCAAAAGCGGTCGCACCATGCTGGACTTATTGTGGAAGAAGGGGGCCTCTTCGTGGACCAAGACAAGGTATTTCTTGCTGCCAGCCCTGATGGACATGTATCATGTGAATGCTGCGGGAAAGGACTTGTTGAAATCAAATGTCCATTCAGCATTGCGCATAACGTTCCATCCGTTTAG
- the LOC121414378 gene encoding uncharacterized protein LOC121414378 gives MKLGYELDKSKRAKSPRAAPKERPSYSEVVKQQRQKRKRKHVAPHTDSMPEIEVTDPVHDTVSQVECEDHLGIPEAVPYLKPLLQDHDYINTTWDSTPPAKKSRPESTCTSRNGIALHDHDYAEPSTSSSENCSECSKQEDQLMETNEKLKKLEQKIKNLKRLPKRSVSYDIPNVVLESDKTVKDYTGIESRDKFVALHTYVEPRVKKLRYWTGTKKESSPRSSPRAKCTGTPQKPGPARSLNTRQEFILELMKLRLALTVSFLAGLFHITSSTLSQISNTWIKFLAADLKPLIHWPDKLSIQMTMPKSLQKIPAFKMYLRLH, from the coding sequence ATGAAACTTGGTTATGAGCTAGACAAATCTAAACGAGCAAAATCTCCAAGAGCGGCACCAAAAGAGAGACCTTCTTACTCTGAAGTGGTGAAGCAACAAAGACAGAAACGCAAGCGGAAACATGTAGCTCCCCACACTGACTCGATGCCAGAAATCGAAGTAACGGATCCTGTACATGATACAGTTTCTCAAGTTGAGTGTGAAGACCACTTAGGTATTCCAGAAGCGGTACCATATTTGAAACCACTCCTGCAAGATCATGACTATATCAATACTACATGGGATAGCACTCCTCCTGCAAAGAAATCGAGACcagaatctacatgtacatcaagaAATGGCATTGCTCTTCATGACCATGACTATGCTGAaccgtcaacatcatcatctgaGAATTGTAGTGAGTGCAGCAAACAAGAAGACCAGCTAATGGAAACAAATGAGAAGTTGAAGAAACTTgagcaaaaaataaagaacctGAAAAGGTTGCCAAAGCGGAGTGTATCGTATGATATACCTAATGTAGTTCTCGAGTCTGATAAAACAGTGAAGGACTATACTGGAATAGAGAGTAGAGATAAATTTGTAGCACTTCATACATATGTAGAACCAAGAGTGAAAAAGCTACGTTACTGGACAGGAACAAAGAAGGAAAGTTCACCCAGATCATCACCGAGAGCAAAATGTACTGGAACACCTCAGAAGCCAGGTCCCGCAAGGTCACTTAACACTAGACAAGAGTTTATCTTGGAGTTAATGAAACTAAGGCTAGCACTAACTGTCTCTTTCTTGGCAGGCTTATTTCACATCACAAGCAGTACATTATCTCAGATCTCTAATACATGGATAAAGTTCTTAGCAGCTGATCTAAAGCCATTAATTCATTGGCCTGACAAGCTATCAATCCAAATGACAATGCCTAAGTCCCTGCAAAAAATACCAGCATTTAAGATGTACCTTAGATTGCACTGA